Proteins from a genomic interval of Thermoplasmatales archaeon:
- a CDS encoding NADH-quinone oxidoreductase subunit L: protein MIHRPSEETDSFYSFPKESGNVEYCSGTACFVARNLDLSLFEMSEKSETKTYCLGKCYLSPTSSRKTDKPRIEIRSKEAIILDNAVHGSILDLDSYIRNGGFSALRKALSMKPEDVINEVEHSSLRGRGGAGFPTGKKWKSVFNESSDKKYIVVNADEGDPGAYLDKTIMEYDPFKLLEGAMIAGYSVGSDKCYIYIRREYPDSISAIKNAIEDLRARNLLGENILNSSFSFEIEVVRGKGSYVCGEETAMLRSIEGNRPEVSLRPPYPTEKGLFDKPTVVNNVETLANVPWIILHGADKFSEIGFSKSKGTKVVSLNSLFTKPGLFEVDMGTTIDEIVNSIGGGLRTGIIKGVIVGGPLTGIVPPNKFDTRIGYEEMRSIGAELGHGGVIAFDENTSIKELIENISSFVAYESCGKCTPCRLGSREIQRIFSSSDEHRETHTEEDFDHLVTALRETSLCGLGSGLGEFLESAIANYKEDIDSCFA from the coding sequence ATGATCCATCGACCTTCTGAGGAAACCGACTCCTTTTATTCCTTCCCAAAGGAATCTGGAAATGTTGAGTATTGTTCTGGAACTGCATGTTTTGTTGCTCGAAACCTAGATCTTAGCTTGTTCGAAATGTCAGAAAAAAGCGAGACAAAAACATACTGCCTCGGAAAATGTTATTTGTCACCCACTTCATCGAGAAAGACTGACAAACCAAGAATAGAAATACGATCAAAAGAGGCAATAATCCTTGATAATGCTGTGCATGGGAGCATTCTTGATTTAGACTCCTATATCAGAAATGGAGGATTTTCAGCACTAAGAAAGGCCCTTTCAATGAAGCCGGAAGATGTTATTAATGAAGTAGAACATTCATCTTTAAGGGGAAGAGGAGGAGCGGGATTTCCAACGGGAAAGAAATGGAAATCTGTCTTTAATGAATCAAGTGATAAAAAATACATAGTCGTTAACGCAGATGAAGGAGACCCTGGAGCATACCTTGACAAAACCATCATGGAATATGATCCGTTTAAACTTCTTGAGGGAGCCATGATAGCCGGGTATTCTGTTGGTTCTGACAAATGTTATATCTATATCCGAAGAGAGTACCCAGATTCGATATCAGCTATAAAAAACGCGATAGAGGATTTGAGAGCAAGGAATCTTCTGGGCGAAAATATCCTGAATTCAAGCTTCTCGTTCGAAATTGAAGTCGTTAGAGGCAAGGGCAGTTATGTCTGCGGTGAGGAAACGGCAATGCTTAGATCTATCGAAGGAAATCGCCCTGAAGTCTCTCTCAGGCCGCCATATCCAACAGAGAAAGGTCTCTTTGATAAACCGACTGTTGTCAACAATGTTGAAACCCTTGCAAATGTTCCATGGATTATTTTGCATGGGGCGGATAAATTTTCTGAAATCGGATTTTCCAAAAGCAAGGGAACGAAAGTCGTATCCTTAAATTCCCTCTTTACAAAACCGGGACTTTTTGAAGTGGACATGGGAACAACTATTGACGAAATTGTCAACAGCATTGGGGGAGGATTACGGACAGGAATTATAAAAGGTGTAATTGTTGGGGGCCCTTTGACCGGCATTGTTCCACCAAATAAGTTTGACACTAGGATCGGTTATGAAGAAATGCGTTCCATTGGCGCAGAACTGGGGCACGGTGGTGTGATAGCATTCGACGAAAATACTTCCATTAAGGAATTAATAGAAAATATTTCATCCTTCGTTGCTTACGAATCCTGCGGAAAGTGCACACCATGCCGTTTAGGCAGCAGGGAGATTCAGCGAATCTTCTCTTCAAGTGATGAACACAGAGAAACTCACACGGAAGAGGATTTTGATCACCTTGTCACGGCACTAAGAGAAACGAGTCTTTGCGGACTGGGAAGCGGACTTGGAGAATTTCTTGAGAGCGCCATAGCAAATTATAAGGAGGATATCGATTCATGTTTCGCGTAA
- the fdhF gene encoding formate dehydrogenase subunit alpha, with the protein MFRVNIDGIDAEFNGQTSVLHAARSIGIDIPSLCHDERLEEYGGCRLCIVHINGNSQPSTSCNTKIQDGMVIETETLDLNEERKTLLKLFLTREGMDVTQLDTRKDFYKLLKRFQLVPPEMGPNKMYLSAKGKHHPFINVDMTKCIDCYRCVRICDEVQGQFVWQKWNRGDRVTILADGSENLIDSSCVSCGACADTCPTGAIEDISVIEAGYPERFTRSVCPYCGTGCEINIGTSGDKIVEILPVMDSPVNKGHLCVKGRYSFSFVDSPDRITEPMIKKDGEWIKVGWDEAIAFTAQNLRNISSKYGPDSVGVLGSARATNEENYLAQKFARVVIGTNNVDSCARVCHAPTAAGMGLMLGTGAATNSFDDIEKAHTIMLFGTNTTENHPVVGARIKQQRLRGSNLIVVDPRRTELAKLATYHLQIRPGTNVPLINAFANVIINEGLVDREFIDERVDDYDNFKKLVDEWPPERAASICGVDPETIKKAARLYAKEKPSMMFHGLGITEQLQGTDGVIDLVNLALLTGNIGKVGSGVNPLRGQNNVQGSAHMGCEPSKLTGYVLIEQGRNKFEQVWKSKIPKNKGLDEIQMLDAAIGGTFHALWIMGWDVYLTNPDMKLTEKAFTSMDFIIIQDFFLNETAKKFGSIFLPAVSSYEKDGTFMNSERRVQRVRKAISPRGMAKADWEIIQLVAQKMGITKGFDFDSPEEIWDEIRDLWEGGHGITYERIEKGGLQWPCVSTDDPGTKILHAERFTKGKRTSLVGIDYIPSTESTDQNFPILLSTGRSLFQFNASTMTDRSGNRELHDTDYLYISKEDAENLGLHSGDYADVESRFGRAKLKISLEYSLVKGVAFSTFNDPETKLNDITSSNRDTKQNTPEYKVTAVRITKRT; encoded by the coding sequence ATGTTTCGCGTAAATATTGACGGGATTGATGCAGAATTTAATGGCCAGACATCGGTGTTGCATGCGGCAAGATCGATTGGTATTGACATACCCTCTCTTTGTCACGACGAAAGGCTTGAAGAGTACGGAGGGTGCAGACTCTGTATAGTCCACATTAATGGGAACAGCCAACCGAGTACCTCTTGCAATACGAAAATACAAGATGGCATGGTTATAGAGACAGAAACTCTAGATTTGAATGAGGAAAGGAAGACCCTTTTGAAACTTTTTCTCACAAGAGAGGGGATGGATGTTACACAACTAGACACACGGAAGGATTTCTATAAGCTTTTGAAGCGCTTCCAATTGGTTCCTCCAGAAATGGGCCCCAACAAAATGTATCTTTCAGCAAAAGGTAAGCACCATCCATTCATAAATGTGGATATGACAAAATGCATAGACTGCTACAGGTGCGTCAGGATCTGTGACGAGGTTCAGGGACAGTTTGTATGGCAAAAATGGAACAGAGGAGATAGGGTAACCATCCTCGCTGATGGAAGCGAGAATCTCATTGACAGTTCATGTGTTAGTTGTGGGGCATGTGCTGATACATGCCCAACTGGAGCGATAGAAGATATCTCAGTAATTGAAGCAGGATACCCTGAGAGATTTACACGAAGCGTGTGCCCCTATTGCGGAACAGGTTGTGAAATAAATATAGGAACATCGGGCGACAAAATAGTCGAGATACTTCCAGTCATGGATTCGCCTGTTAACAAGGGACATCTCTGCGTGAAGGGGAGGTATTCGTTTTCATTTGTCGATTCCCCAGATAGAATAACGGAGCCTATGATCAAAAAGGACGGAGAATGGATAAAGGTAGGATGGGATGAAGCTATAGCTTTCACTGCTCAAAACCTGAGAAATATTTCCAGTAAATATGGCCCCGATTCTGTGGGAGTTCTCGGATCGGCTAGAGCTACCAACGAAGAAAATTATCTTGCACAAAAATTTGCAAGGGTTGTTATAGGAACGAACAATGTCGACAGCTGCGCAAGAGTATGCCATGCCCCTACCGCCGCCGGAATGGGGCTTATGCTCGGGACCGGAGCAGCAACCAACTCTTTTGATGATATAGAAAAGGCCCATACGATTATGCTTTTTGGAACCAACACTACCGAGAATCATCCTGTTGTTGGTGCCAGAATAAAGCAGCAGAGACTTAGAGGCTCGAATCTTATTGTTGTAGATCCGAGAAGGACTGAGTTGGCAAAACTGGCAACGTATCACTTACAGATAAGACCGGGCACAAATGTCCCGTTGATTAATGCATTTGCCAACGTAATAATTAATGAGGGCCTGGTCGACAGGGAATTTATAGATGAAAGAGTTGATGATTACGATAATTTTAAGAAATTAGTTGATGAGTGGCCTCCAGAAAGAGCAGCGAGTATATGTGGGGTAGACCCAGAGACCATCAAAAAAGCTGCGAGACTCTACGCTAAAGAAAAACCATCAATGATGTTTCATGGCCTTGGAATAACTGAACAACTACAGGGCACGGATGGTGTCATTGACCTTGTAAATCTCGCTTTGCTTACAGGCAATATAGGGAAAGTAGGAAGTGGTGTGAATCCGCTGCGTGGGCAGAACAATGTTCAGGGCTCTGCACACATGGGTTGTGAGCCGTCAAAATTAACTGGTTATGTTCTAATTGAACAGGGCAGAAACAAGTTTGAACAAGTGTGGAAGAGCAAGATCCCAAAAAACAAAGGCCTAGATGAAATTCAAATGTTAGATGCAGCAATAGGCGGCACTTTTCATGCCTTGTGGATCATGGGGTGGGATGTTTACCTCACGAATCCGGACATGAAGCTTACAGAAAAGGCTTTCACTTCTATGGATTTCATAATAATCCAGGATTTCTTTCTGAATGAGACCGCGAAGAAGTTCGGGTCGATTTTCCTCCCTGCCGTATCCTCTTATGAAAAAGATGGTACATTCATGAATTCAGAAAGAAGGGTACAACGTGTCAGAAAAGCTATAAGTCCACGCGGAATGGCAAAGGCAGACTGGGAAATAATCCAGCTGGTTGCTCAGAAGATGGGAATCACCAAAGGATTCGATTTCGATTCTCCGGAAGAAATATGGGACGAGATCAGGGATCTTTGGGAAGGTGGGCACGGAATTACATATGAGCGCATCGAGAAGGGTGGTCTTCAATGGCCCTGTGTATCAACGGATGATCCAGGAACCAAGATACTCCACGCGGAAAGGTTTACTAAAGGAAAAAGAACTTCGCTTGTTGGAATCGATTACATTCCGTCGACCGAGTCAACAGATCAGAACTTTCCGATTCTGCTCTCTACTGGAAGATCACTATTCCAGTTCAATGCCTCTACTATGACGGATAGATCTGGCAACAGAGAACTGCACGATACCGATTACCTGTACATCTCTAAAGAAGATGCAGAAAATCTTGGTTTACATTCAGGTGATTATGCAGATGTGGAAAGCAGATTTGGCAGGGCTAAACTCAAGATCTCATTGGAATATTCTCTTGTTAAAGGTGTGGCTTTTTCCACGTTCAACGATCCAGAAACAAAGCTAAACGATATAACGAGCTCGAACAGAGACACAAAACAGAATACTCCGGAGTACAAAGTAACTGCAGTCAGGATCACGAAGCGTACGTAA
- a CDS encoding glycerol-3-phosphate dehydrogenase/oxidase: MNKEIEKLRFNTISRMREGVDVLIIGGGITGSGVLNILSSTNIKVALVDAYDFAFGTSSRSSKLIHGGLRYIANGQFSVVRESVKERDFLLQHSNLVRKENFIIPIDDNSWSKNTLRFGLWIYSLFSKEIKAKWYSMDEVSHMYSALADTPQQGGYIYAEGVVNDARLVIENILSSKMKSALALNYAEVLSIDFQNDSAASAKIKDKITGIEFQIPFKILINSAGPWVGNIFKMIEQHYSDLEDVAKLLKLSKGDHIIVKRDIFPVDVAIALRSPIDGRQVFIIPRGEVIIIGTTETEYNGDINSPLPREVEIQYLLNSVKAYLKNISRSDVINAYSGLRPLFGRGGNLGKISREYRIIKKGNVISIVGGKITTYREIAIRIAKLVLKDLGVHGNPSIDFRYSKKLDEARKNIIRTYGIEHEDQMSFAYDILYEDAIHADDILWRREGYFIFSSDSGTSQLESCIETLKHVIGLSDKEAEIEGRNYLNMIHR, translated from the coding sequence ATGAATAAAGAAATAGAGAAATTAAGGTTTAATACAATTTCCAGGATGAGGGAAGGTGTGGATGTTTTAATCATAGGTGGAGGGATAACAGGGTCAGGTGTGCTTAACATCCTCTCGAGCACAAACATCAAAGTAGCGCTTGTGGATGCTTACGATTTTGCATTTGGCACGAGCAGCAGGTCATCAAAGTTAATACATGGTGGTCTAAGGTATATTGCAAACGGTCAATTCTCTGTCGTACGTGAATCGGTGAAAGAACGTGATTTTCTTCTTCAACATTCGAATCTTGTTAGAAAAGAAAATTTCATAATACCAATCGATGATAACTCTTGGTCTAAAAACACTCTTAGATTTGGTCTATGGATATATTCGCTATTTTCCAAGGAGATCAAGGCCAAATGGTATTCAATGGACGAAGTTTCACATATGTACTCAGCACTAGCTGATACTCCACAACAAGGTGGTTATATTTATGCTGAAGGTGTTGTAAACGATGCCAGACTGGTAATAGAAAATATATTGTCTTCAAAGATGAAAAGTGCACTTGCACTGAATTACGCTGAAGTTTTGTCCATTGATTTTCAGAACGACTCGGCTGCTTCTGCAAAAATAAAAGATAAAATTACGGGGATCGAATTTCAAATTCCGTTCAAGATTTTAATCAATTCAGCGGGTCCATGGGTGGGTAATATATTTAAAATGATTGAACAACACTATTCAGATCTCGAGGACGTTGCGAAACTATTGAAGCTAAGCAAGGGAGATCACATAATCGTAAAAAGAGATATTTTTCCAGTAGATGTGGCGATAGCTCTCAGATCTCCCATCGATGGTCGTCAAGTATTTATTATACCAAGGGGCGAAGTAATAATAATTGGAACAACTGAAACTGAATATAACGGTGACATTAACAGTCCCCTACCAAGAGAAGTGGAAATTCAATATCTGCTAAATTCCGTTAAAGCATATCTAAAGAATATTTCGCGGAGTGATGTGATCAATGCGTATTCGGGTCTTCGCCCCCTCTTCGGAAGAGGAGGTAATTTGGGAAAGATCAGCAGAGAATATAGGATAATAAAAAAAGGGAACGTCATAAGCATTGTTGGGGGAAAAATTACTACCTACAGGGAGATTGCAATTAGAATAGCAAAACTTGTCCTAAAGGACCTTGGAGTACACGGCAACCCCTCGATTGACTTTAGGTATAGTAAAAAATTAGATGAGGCAAGAAAGAATATAATCAGGACGTACGGGATCGAACATGAGGATCAGATGTCGTTTGCTTATGATATACTTTATGAAGATGCCATTCATGCTGATGACATACTGTGGAGAAGAGAAGGATATTTTATTTTCTCAAGTGATTCAGGCACTTCTCAGCTTGAGTCATGTATTGAGACATTGAAACACGTGATCGGTTTATCAGATAAGGAAGCCGAGATAGAAGGGCGCAATTACCTTAATATGATACACAGATAG
- a CDS encoding FAD-binding oxidoreductase yields MATDVYSLWGNEKNNFRSNKTLYDYVFDRLKAGNNAEWDGNYTVDELETNDELKKLLGECLPIERISFDARERFSHSVGKSAMEFASLIDRKNVRIVDAVIYPLEDEIECVFNKLSRMAEIIPFGGGTSVTGGLIPEKSKKYTVSLDTENINYFNVDKKSMTLEAGAGLKGPDIENRLQKIGLTLGNFPESFEYSTLGGWIATNAAGQESNRYGKIKDMVIGIKLVSPRGTFVDHPVPAESAFFRVSDIGIGSEGVYGIVTRAWLRVHKVPEKLYFRSYMFRSFGEGLEQIRNEFINGNYGIVARLSDEQETLLSLFSIRDTTVTRIFKFYLKKRHVLDRGSLLVIMDDKKIDFSGGIYLGSTPAKIWYRTRYDRPYLYNDLLKHGIIAETIETSIPWSKALDLYNSVIFSFNNEAKRLGVPTIIMCHASHEYISGTALYFTFLFYSKNNKEEILLSLRETILKTMMLVGASISHHHGIGQYLSEDLKKYKGSSYELIRSLKQELDPDNTLNPGIIK; encoded by the coding sequence ATGGCTACTGACGTCTATTCTCTCTGGGGAAATGAGAAAAATAATTTTAGATCAAATAAGACACTTTATGATTATGTATTCGATAGATTAAAGGCCGGAAACAACGCTGAATGGGATGGAAATTATACGGTCGATGAGTTAGAGACTAATGATGAGCTGAAAAAATTGTTAGGCGAATGTCTTCCCATAGAAAGAATATCCTTTGATGCAAGAGAAAGATTTTCTCATTCTGTAGGAAAAAGTGCGATGGAATTCGCTTCTCTCATTGACAGGAAAAATGTACGAATTGTAGATGCCGTTATCTATCCATTGGAAGATGAAATTGAATGCGTCTTCAATAAACTCAGTCGGATGGCGGAGATAATTCCCTTCGGCGGTGGCACTTCCGTGACGGGCGGTTTAATACCTGAAAAATCAAAAAAATACACGGTGAGTCTAGATACTGAGAATATCAACTACTTTAACGTTGATAAAAAATCTATGACTCTTGAGGCAGGTGCAGGCCTAAAGGGCCCAGATATTGAAAATCGATTGCAAAAAATAGGGTTGACACTTGGAAATTTTCCAGAGTCGTTTGAATATTCTACTTTGGGTGGCTGGATAGCGACCAATGCAGCCGGCCAAGAGTCAAACAGATATGGAAAAATTAAAGACATGGTAATAGGCATTAAACTTGTTAGCCCTCGTGGCACATTTGTAGATCATCCCGTTCCAGCTGAATCAGCATTTTTTAGAGTATCTGATATTGGTATTGGAAGTGAAGGAGTATATGGGATTGTAACGCGAGCATGGCTAAGGGTACATAAAGTTCCAGAAAAATTATACTTTAGGTCGTACATGTTTAGAAGCTTTGGTGAGGGTCTAGAACAGATAAGGAATGAATTTATAAACGGTAATTACGGGATAGTAGCACGTTTATCAGACGAACAAGAAACACTTCTTTCCCTTTTCTCTATTCGTGACACAACAGTTACTAGAATTTTTAAGTTTTATTTAAAGAAAAGACATGTACTGGACCGTGGTTCTTTACTGGTTATAATGGACGACAAGAAAATCGATTTCTCGGGCGGGATTTATCTTGGTTCTACTCCTGCAAAAATATGGTACAGAACAAGATATGATAGACCGTATTTGTATAATGACCTTTTAAAGCATGGAATAATCGCAGAAACAATCGAAACATCAATACCATGGTCAAAAGCTCTAGATCTTTACAACAGTGTTATCTTTTCATTCAATAATGAAGCGAAAAGGCTTGGAGTACCGACCATAATAATGTGTCACGCCTCACACGAATATATCTCTGGAACAGCGCTGTATTTCACATTTCTCTTCTATTCAAAAAATAACAAGGAAGAAATTCTTCTGAGTCTCAGAGAAACCATTTTAAAAACCATGATGCTTGTCGGAGCTTCAATTTCTCACCACCACGGTATTGGCCAATATCTTAGCGAAGATCTGAAGAAATATAAAGGATCATCGTATGAATTGATAAGATCACTAAAGCAAGAGCTCGATCCGGACAATACACTTAACCCAGGAATCATAAAATGA
- a CDS encoding diacylglycerol kinase family lipid kinase, protein MRAFFIVNPEAGNGRALSKWNEYRKIIFEAMGSQPYEFTKRKGDATEIAKKISEGEFDVVVSCGGDGTLNEVVNGTIGTGINLAVLPIGTGSDFGKTLGIRNALDFLKAIKNGKTRAVDVLAAQFSNHGKRYFINILEIGFGAEIMNFVNSHKYFGNRSFEFGAFYMLSRMHPFNLILSIDSKEYKFLTIETIIANGRYFGGGMLASPDSEIDDSFMDVHILKPFSRFKSALNFRSLANGSYIEKGYAHNFKVKNISITSKDQLVEMDGEVIGKTPVDIYVESKIRFLEKLPD, encoded by the coding sequence ATGAGGGCCTTTTTCATAGTTAATCCAGAAGCCGGCAATGGGAGGGCATTATCCAAATGGAATGAGTACAGGAAAATCATATTCGAGGCCATGGGCAGTCAACCATACGAATTTACCAAACGGAAGGGCGATGCAACAGAAATAGCAAAAAAAATCTCAGAAGGAGAATTTGATGTGGTAGTATCCTGTGGTGGTGACGGTACTCTAAATGAAGTTGTAAACGGGACCATTGGTACCGGTATAAACCTTGCAGTTTTACCCATCGGGACCGGGTCGGACTTCGGGAAGACACTTGGAATTAGAAATGCTTTGGATTTTTTGAAAGCAATAAAGAATGGGAAAACTAGGGCCGTGGATGTGTTGGCGGCTCAATTTTCAAATCACGGCAAAAGATATTTCATAAATATACTTGAAATCGGATTTGGTGCAGAGATCATGAATTTTGTAAATTCGCATAAGTACTTTGGAAACAGATCATTTGAATTCGGCGCTTTTTACATGCTTTCAAGAATGCATCCATTTAATTTAATTCTGAGTATTGACAGCAAAGAATATAAATTTTTGACCATAGAGACTATTATTGCAAATGGGAGATATTTTGGGGGCGGAATGCTTGCATCTCCAGATTCAGAAATAGACGATAGCTTCATGGATGTGCACATATTAAAACCATTCTCTAGATTCAAATCGGCCTTGAATTTTCGTTCCCTTGCCAATGGCAGCTATATAGAAAAAGGGTATGCGCATAATTTTAAGGTAAAAAATATAAGCATAACGAGCAAAGACCAGCTTGTGGAGATGGACGGCGAGGTTATAGGAAAGACACCAGTAGATATTTACGTGGAAAGCAAAATTAGATTTTTAGAAAAATTGCCAGATTAG